The following proteins are co-located in the Paraburkholderia phytofirmans PsJN genome:
- the fabD gene encoding ACP S-malonyltransferase produces the protein MKFAFVFPGQGSQSVGMLNAFADHAVVRETVQEASDALNQDLGKLIAEGPVEDLNLTTNTQPVMLTAAYAMYRAWLQAGGPKPAIVAGHSLGEYTALVAAGAIAFRDAVPLVRFRAQAMQTAVPVGEGGMAAILGLDDDAVRAVCAEASVAGVVEAVNFNAPAQVVIAGNKAAVEKACEVAKAKGAKRALPLPVSAPFHSSLLKPASDQLREYLASVEVQVPAIPVINNVDVAVVNEPVKIKDALVRQAAGAVRWVESVQAMSAQGVTHVIECGPGKVLAGLTKRIDGNLIGASIFDPASLEETLKLVTAG, from the coding sequence ATGAAATTTGCGTTCGTTTTTCCTGGGCAAGGTTCGCAGTCGGTCGGCATGCTCAACGCATTCGCCGATCACGCTGTCGTGCGTGAGACGGTTCAGGAAGCCTCCGATGCGCTCAATCAGGATCTCGGCAAGCTGATCGCCGAAGGCCCCGTCGAAGATCTGAACCTCACCACCAACACCCAACCGGTCATGCTGACCGCCGCTTACGCCATGTATCGCGCGTGGCTGCAGGCTGGCGGCCCGAAGCCGGCGATCGTTGCGGGCCATAGCCTCGGTGAGTACACGGCGCTGGTCGCGGCGGGCGCGATCGCGTTTCGCGACGCTGTGCCGCTCGTGCGTTTTCGCGCGCAAGCCATGCAGACGGCGGTGCCGGTCGGTGAAGGCGGCATGGCCGCGATTCTCGGTCTCGACGACGATGCAGTGCGCGCGGTGTGCGCCGAAGCGTCGGTCGCGGGCGTCGTCGAAGCGGTGAATTTTAATGCCCCGGCGCAGGTCGTGATCGCAGGAAACAAGGCTGCGGTTGAAAAGGCCTGCGAAGTCGCGAAAGCGAAGGGTGCCAAGCGCGCGTTGCCGCTGCCGGTCTCGGCACCGTTCCACTCGTCGCTGCTCAAGCCGGCGTCCGACCAGTTGCGTGAGTATCTGGCGAGCGTCGAGGTGCAGGTGCCGGCGATTCCGGTCATCAACAACGTCGACGTCGCCGTGGTCAACGAGCCGGTCAAGATCAAGGACGCGCTGGTGCGCCAGGCGGCCGGTGCGGTGCGCTGGGTCGAAAGCGTTCAGGCCATGTCGGCTCAAGGCGTCACTCACGTGATCGAATGCGGTCCGGGCAAGGTCCTTGCGGGCCTGACCAAACGTATCGACGGCAACCTGATTGGCGCTTCGATCTTCGATCCGGCTTCACTCGAAGAAACGCTCAAGCTGGTAACGGCAGGCTGA
- the rpmF gene encoding 50S ribosomal protein L32: protein MAVQQNKKSPSKRGMHRSHDFLTAAPLAVEPSTGEVHLRHHVSPNGYYRGKKVVKTKND, encoded by the coding sequence ATGGCAGTTCAACAAAATAAGAAGTCGCCGTCGAAGCGCGGCATGCACCGTTCGCACGATTTCCTGACGGCAGCGCCGCTGGCCGTGGAACCGAGCACGGGCGAAGTGCATCTGCGTCACCACGTTAGCCCGAACGGCTACTATCGCGGTAAGAAAGTCGTCAAGACGAAGAACGATTAA
- a CDS encoding DUF177 domain-containing protein, with amino-acid sequence MTQHPGNPAGLSDPHDIDLFEFARSGRQAAGVVRVSQLPRMLNEVPAEAPDRDAAFTWQAEGTTQPELQDDGTEGPQPYLRMAIHGAAWLECQRCMTPYLQAFNVDATYRIVNTEAEAEEFPLDEDEVEVIVGSNHFDLIDLIEEELLLSLPLVPKHEVCPEVHESLVSGVAGTEGEGDEGALDEAGEGGEPERPNPFAALQSLKRGEPGDKKH; translated from the coding sequence ATGACTCAACATCCTGGCAACCCTGCAGGTCTGTCCGACCCGCATGATATCGATCTGTTCGAATTCGCGCGGAGTGGGCGTCAGGCCGCGGGTGTCGTGCGCGTCTCGCAACTGCCGCGCATGTTAAACGAAGTTCCGGCAGAAGCGCCAGACCGCGATGCCGCGTTCACCTGGCAAGCCGAAGGGACGACGCAGCCGGAATTGCAGGACGACGGCACCGAGGGTCCCCAACCTTATTTGAGGATGGCGATTCACGGCGCCGCCTGGCTCGAATGTCAGCGGTGCATGACACCGTACTTGCAGGCATTCAACGTCGATGCAACTTACCGGATCGTCAACACTGAGGCGGAAGCCGAAGAGTTTCCGCTCGACGAGGATGAAGTCGAAGTGATCGTGGGTTCGAACCATTTCGATCTCATCGACTTGATCGAAGAAGAGTTGCTGCTTTCCTTGCCGCTCGTGCCGAAGCACGAGGTCTGTCCCGAAGTGCACGAGAGCCTTGTCTCGGGCGTGGCCGGTACTGAAGGCGAGGGTGACGAGGGCGCACTGGACGAAGCGGGTGAGGGCGGCGAGCCCGAACGGCCTAATCCGTTTGCGGCGCTCCAGAGTCTCAAGCGCGGTGAGCCGGGCGACAAGAAGCATTGA
- a CDS encoding beta-ketoacyl-ACP synthase III, which translates to MAQSTIYSRVLGTGSYLPPNRVTNQDLAERLGKQGVETSDEWIVARTGIHARHFADPDVTTSDLALIASQRAIEAADIDPQSIDLIIVATSTPDFVFPSTACLLQNKLGIKNHGAAFDVQAVCSGFAYAVATADSFIRSGQHRTALVIGAETFSRILDFNDRTTCVLFGDGAGAVILQASEQPGVLASALHADGSHSNILCTPGNVNGGVVAGSAFLHMDGQAVFKLAVNVLEKVAVEALEKANLSAEQIDWLIPHQANIRIMQSTCRKLGLPQERMVVTVGEHGNTSAASIPLAFDVAVRDGRIKRGQNVLIEGVGGGFTWGASVIRY; encoded by the coding sequence ATGGCTCAATCGACAATTTATTCCCGCGTGCTGGGCACCGGCAGCTATCTGCCGCCCAACCGCGTCACCAATCAGGATCTGGCCGAGCGTCTTGGCAAGCAAGGTGTCGAGACCAGCGACGAATGGATCGTGGCCCGCACGGGCATTCATGCGCGCCATTTCGCGGACCCTGATGTCACGACCAGCGATCTCGCGCTCATCGCTTCGCAACGCGCGATCGAAGCCGCGGATATCGACCCGCAGTCCATCGACCTGATCATCGTCGCCACGTCCACGCCTGACTTCGTGTTTCCGAGCACGGCGTGCCTGCTGCAGAATAAGCTCGGCATCAAGAACCACGGCGCGGCATTCGACGTGCAGGCCGTCTGTTCCGGTTTTGCCTACGCGGTGGCCACAGCGGACAGTTTCATCCGCAGCGGCCAGCATCGCACGGCGCTCGTGATCGGGGCGGAAACCTTCTCGCGCATTCTCGACTTCAACGACCGCACTACCTGCGTGCTGTTCGGCGACGGCGCGGGCGCTGTGATCCTGCAGGCCTCCGAACAACCGGGCGTGCTGGCCAGCGCATTGCACGCCGACGGCAGTCATTCGAACATTCTCTGCACGCCGGGCAACGTGAACGGCGGCGTGGTAGCGGGCAGCGCGTTCCTGCACATGGACGGCCAGGCCGTGTTCAAGCTCGCCGTCAATGTGCTCGAAAAGGTCGCGGTCGAAGCGCTCGAGAAGGCCAATCTGTCGGCTGAGCAGATCGACTGGCTGATTCCGCATCAGGCGAATATCCGCATCATGCAAAGCACCTGCCGCAAGCTCGGTTTACCGCAGGAACGCATGGTCGTCACGGTGGGCGAGCACGGCAACACGTCGGCTGCGTCCATTCCGCTCGCATTCGACGTCGCAGTGCGCGACGGCCGCATCAAGCGCGGCCAGAACGTGCTGATCGAAGGTGTCGGCGGCGGCTTCACGTGGGGCGCGTCGGTTATCCGCTACTGA
- a CDS encoding MucB/RseB C-terminal domain-containing protein: MQTPRLNKTTIWGRLPAFLFCAAVLLSATPRVFAQTDDPIVARRTAADLLDRIHQAAQQQNYEGAFVYQRGNFVQTSRIAHYATRSDGEFEQLESLDGKPRKMLRHNDELYTFVPERHLCVVEKRQNKDSFPALLAVSGEQVLSVYEPKLLGDDRVAGVDSQVIELDPKDAYRFAYKLWADKKTGLLLRAQTLDTSGQVLEQLSFSQIRIGVPVDKTGIVNGIRNTAGWTVVRPPVEPVDMAAQGWQITPTVPGFRKIRELRRPMAARDPGQPTIPVDQAVFSDGLAAISVFVEPVENNTRKEGAGSSGATHVLVKRRGDFWITLLGEVPQTTLQQFASAIEYKAPK; encoded by the coding sequence ATGCAGACTCCGCGGTTGAATAAAACGACTATCTGGGGGCGGCTGCCAGCATTTCTGTTCTGCGCAGCCGTATTGTTGTCCGCTACACCGCGGGTCTTTGCACAAACCGACGATCCGATCGTTGCCCGTCGCACGGCTGCGGATTTGCTGGATCGCATCCATCAGGCCGCGCAACAGCAGAACTACGAGGGCGCATTCGTCTATCAGCGCGGCAATTTCGTTCAAACGTCGCGGATCGCGCACTACGCGACCCGCTCGGACGGCGAATTCGAGCAGCTCGAAAGCCTCGACGGCAAGCCGCGCAAAATGCTGCGTCATAACGACGAGCTCTACACGTTCGTGCCGGAGCGGCATTTGTGCGTCGTCGAAAAACGTCAGAACAAAGACTCGTTCCCTGCGCTGCTGGCCGTGAGCGGCGAGCAGGTGCTGTCGGTTTACGAGCCTAAGCTGCTCGGCGACGACCGCGTCGCGGGCGTCGACAGCCAGGTGATCGAACTGGATCCGAAAGACGCCTATCGCTTTGCCTACAAGCTGTGGGCCGACAAGAAAACCGGCCTCCTGCTGCGCGCCCAGACGCTCGATACGAGTGGTCAGGTGCTCGAGCAACTTTCGTTTTCCCAGATTCGCATCGGCGTGCCGGTCGACAAAACCGGCATCGTCAACGGTATTCGTAATACGGCGGGTTGGACCGTGGTGCGTCCGCCGGTTGAGCCGGTCGACATGGCCGCGCAAGGCTGGCAGATCACGCCGACAGTGCCGGGCTTCCGCAAGATTCGTGAACTGCGCCGTCCCATGGCCGCGCGCGATCCGGGCCAGCCGACCATTCCGGTGGACCAGGCGGTTTTCTCCGACGGCCTCGCGGCCATTTCGGTGTTCGTCGAACCGGTTGAAAACAACACGCGCAAGGAAGGCGCGGGAAGCAGCGGCGCCACGCATGTGCTCGTCAAGCGTCGCGGCGACTTCTGGATTACTCTGCTTGGTGAAGTGCCCCAGACCACATTGCAGCAATTTGCGTCTGCCATAGAATACAAAGCTCCGAAGTAA
- the fabF gene encoding beta-ketoacyl-ACP synthase II, which yields MSRRRVVVTGLGLISPVGNNVADGWANLVAGKSGIANITKFDASNFSTRFAGEVKGFNIEDYIPGKEARHMDTFIHYGVAAGIQAMQDSGLEVTDENSERIGVVVGSGIGGLPMIEVTQTELLNRGPRRISPFFVPASIINMISGHLSIKFGIKGPNLAIVTACTTGLHCIGEASRLIEYGDADVMIAGGAESTVSPLGIGGFAAARALSQRNDDPATASRPWDKDRDGFVLGEGAGVMVLEEYEHAKARGAKIYAEVSGYGMSGDAYHMTAPLEDGDGARRCMLAALKNAGINADQVNYLNAHGTSTPLGDLAETTGIKRAFGDHAKDMVVNSTKSMTGHLLGGAGGLESVFTVLAVHHQVSPPTINIFNQDPACDLDYCANTAREMKIDVALKNSFGFGGTNGTLVFKRA from the coding sequence GTGAGCCGCCGTCGTGTTGTTGTTACAGGCCTGGGGCTGATTTCGCCTGTTGGCAATAATGTTGCCGACGGCTGGGCCAATCTGGTCGCCGGCAAGTCGGGTATTGCCAATATCACGAAGTTCGATGCGTCGAACTTTTCGACTCGTTTCGCCGGCGAGGTGAAGGGCTTCAATATCGAGGACTACATCCCCGGTAAGGAAGCGCGCCACATGGATACGTTCATCCATTACGGCGTGGCTGCAGGCATCCAGGCGATGCAGGACAGCGGTCTCGAAGTCACCGACGAGAATTCGGAGCGTATCGGCGTGGTGGTCGGTTCGGGCATCGGCGGTTTGCCGATGATCGAAGTGACGCAAACCGAGCTGCTCAATCGCGGCCCGCGCCGTATTTCGCCGTTCTTCGTGCCGGCGTCGATCATCAACATGATCTCCGGCCATCTGTCCATCAAGTTCGGCATCAAGGGTCCGAATCTGGCGATCGTCACCGCCTGTACCACCGGCCTGCACTGTATCGGCGAGGCATCGCGCCTGATCGAATACGGCGACGCCGACGTGATGATCGCGGGCGGCGCGGAATCGACCGTGTCGCCGCTGGGTATCGGCGGCTTTGCGGCGGCACGTGCGCTGTCGCAACGCAATGACGATCCGGCAACCGCGAGCCGTCCGTGGGACAAGGACCGCGACGGTTTCGTGCTGGGCGAAGGTGCCGGCGTGATGGTGCTGGAAGAGTACGAACACGCGAAGGCTCGCGGCGCGAAGATTTACGCCGAAGTCAGCGGTTATGGGATGAGCGGCGACGCCTATCACATGACCGCGCCGCTGGAAGACGGCGACGGCGCTCGCCGCTGCATGCTGGCCGCGTTGAAGAACGCGGGCATCAACGCGGATCAGGTGAATTACCTGAACGCGCACGGCACGTCCACGCCGCTCGGCGACCTGGCTGAAACCACTGGCATCAAGCGCGCTTTCGGCGACCATGCCAAAGACATGGTCGTGAACTCGACCAAGTCGATGACGGGTCACCTGCTGGGCGGCGCAGGCGGTCTGGAGTCGGTGTTCACCGTGCTGGCCGTGCATCATCAGGTGTCGCCGCCGACCATCAACATCTTCAACCAGGATCCGGCCTGCGACCTGGACTACTGCGCTAACACCGCGCGGGAGATGAAGATCGACGTCGCGCTGAAGAACTCGTTCGGGTTCGGTGGCACGAACGGCACGCTGGTCTTCAAGCGCGCCTGA
- a CDS encoding Maf-like protein, translating into MSDSPNRPPRLILASSSPYRRELLERLRVPFDVVVPAIDETPLVGEIPEVTALRLAQAKARAVAGGLGAGEAALVIGSDQVATYDGLQIGKPGTHDKALAQLRAMRGREVLFHSALCLFDSRSGNVQAVDVITRVHFRNLPDATLEAYLLAETPYDVAGSAKSEGLGIALLEAIHSDDPTALVGLPLIALSRMLLAVGYPLLEAQ; encoded by the coding sequence ATGTCAGATTCTCCGAATCGCCCGCCACGCCTGATTCTGGCGTCGAGTTCGCCTTATCGTCGCGAACTGCTCGAACGTCTGCGCGTGCCGTTCGATGTCGTCGTGCCCGCAATCGACGAAACGCCGCTCGTCGGCGAAATACCCGAAGTCACCGCGCTGCGGCTCGCGCAAGCCAAAGCTCGCGCGGTAGCCGGCGGACTCGGCGCCGGTGAAGCGGCGCTCGTGATCGGCTCCGACCAGGTCGCCACCTACGACGGTCTGCAGATCGGCAAGCCAGGCACGCACGACAAGGCGCTTGCCCAATTGCGAGCGATGCGCGGCCGCGAAGTGCTGTTTCATAGTGCGCTATGTCTGTTCGACAGTCGCTCGGGAAACGTCCAAGCCGTCGACGTAATCACCCGCGTGCATTTCCGCAATCTGCCGGATGCCACGCTGGAGGCCTATCTGCTGGCCGAAACGCCGTACGACGTCGCGGGTAGCGCCAAATCCGAGGGGCTCGGCATCGCCTTGCTCGAGGCCATCCATTCCGACGACCCGACCGCGCTTGTCGGCCTGCCGTTGATCGCACTGTCGCGCATGCTGCTCGCAGTGGGTTATCCACTATTGGAGGCTCAATGA
- the acpP gene encoding acyl carrier protein, producing MDNIEQRVKKIVAEQLGVAEAEIKNEASFVNDLGADSLDTVELVMALEDEFGMEIPDEEAEKITTVQQAIDYARANVKA from the coding sequence ATGGACAATATCGAACAGCGCGTCAAGAAGATCGTCGCAGAACAACTGGGCGTTGCAGAAGCTGAGATCAAGAACGAAGCTTCGTTTGTGAACGACCTCGGCGCCGACTCGCTCGACACCGTTGAACTCGTGATGGCCCTCGAAGACGAATTCGGCATGGAAATTCCGGATGAAGAAGCCGAGAAGATCACCACCGTTCAGCAAGCGATCGACTACGCTCGCGCGAACGTCAAGGCCTAA
- the plsX gene encoding phosphate acyltransferase PlsX has product MTVKLTIDCMGGDHGPSVTVPAAVNFVRSHPDAELLLVGIESAIRAQLKKLKAQDLPALTVVPASEIVAMDDPVEVALRKKKDSSMRVALNRVKEGEAQACVSAGNTGALMAVSRYVLKTLSGIERPAIASALPNPNGYTMMLDLGANVDCEPQHLLQFAEMGHALVSALEGKDRPTIGLLNIGEEVIKGNDTIKRAGELLRASTLNFHGNVEGNDIFKGTVDVIVCDGFVGNVALKTSEGLAQMLSNIIKEEFGRSWLTKVMAVLALPVLMRFKKRVDHRQYNGAALLGLRGLVIKSHGSADAYGFEWAIKRGYDAVKNGVLERLARAMEENAGSLEQAARDASGAGQASPIAGQPAEPYAAQSSKA; this is encoded by the coding sequence ATGACAGTAAAGCTCACGATAGATTGCATGGGAGGCGACCACGGCCCGTCCGTGACCGTTCCCGCTGCCGTCAACTTCGTTCGATCGCATCCCGATGCTGAGTTGCTGCTCGTCGGCATCGAAAGCGCGATTCGTGCGCAGCTGAAAAAGTTGAAGGCTCAGGACCTGCCGGCGCTGACCGTCGTACCCGCTTCCGAGATCGTCGCCATGGACGATCCGGTCGAAGTCGCGCTGCGCAAGAAAAAAGATTCTTCCATGCGCGTGGCGCTAAACCGCGTCAAGGAAGGCGAGGCGCAAGCCTGCGTTTCCGCGGGCAACACCGGCGCGCTGATGGCGGTCTCGCGCTATGTGCTGAAGACGCTGTCGGGCATCGAACGCCCGGCCATCGCGTCGGCACTGCCCAATCCCAATGGCTACACGATGATGCTCGACCTGGGCGCCAACGTCGACTGCGAGCCGCAGCATCTGCTGCAGTTCGCGGAGATGGGGCATGCGCTCGTGTCCGCGCTCGAGGGCAAGGATCGGCCTACCATCGGGCTGCTCAACATCGGCGAAGAAGTCATCAAGGGCAACGACACCATCAAACGTGCCGGCGAACTGCTGCGCGCGAGTACACTTAACTTTCACGGTAACGTTGAAGGCAACGATATCTTCAAGGGCACGGTCGACGTCATCGTCTGCGACGGTTTTGTCGGCAATGTCGCGCTGAAGACGTCGGAAGGCCTCGCGCAGATGCTGTCCAACATCATCAAGGAAGAGTTCGGCCGTTCCTGGCTCACCAAGGTGATGGCGGTGCTGGCTTTGCCGGTATTGATGCGCTTCAAGAAACGCGTCGATCATCGGCAATACAATGGCGCCGCGTTGCTCGGCCTGCGCGGGCTGGTGATCAAAAGCCACGGTTCGGCGGATGCTTACGGGTTTGAGTGGGCTATCAAACGCGGGTATGATGCCGTCAAAAACGGCGTGCTGGAACGCCTTGCGCGAGCGATGGAAGAGAACGCGGGTTCTCTTGAACAGGCGGCGCGCGACGCGAGCGGTGCGGGTCAAGCAAGCCCCATCGCAGGCCAGCCAGCCGAGCCCTACGCTGCGCAATCCTCGAAGGCATAA
- a CDS encoding sigma-E factor negative regulatory protein: MGSVSMQSQASSRGERLSAFVDGELFGEEHLNLDTFISGLNGEDRAAWSSYHLIGDALRSDDLAVSPAASSAFLSGFAARLDNEPHVLAPAAMPVARRLLALRRRVVPAFAVAAAAATLTWIVVPQLQGVPGGPGAAQLASVQHGDALQRVAMAPAPTAAVQPVAQDANIIRDASLDQYLEAHQQFAQQPVMPGSMPLIRAAAVSTQGQ, translated from the coding sequence ATGGGGTCGGTCTCGATGCAATCGCAAGCCAGCTCGCGCGGCGAGCGTCTGTCCGCTTTTGTCGACGGTGAGCTGTTCGGCGAAGAGCATCTGAATCTGGACACGTTTATTTCCGGGCTGAATGGCGAGGATCGCGCCGCCTGGTCGAGCTATCACCTGATCGGCGACGCATTGCGTTCTGACGATCTGGCGGTTAGCCCGGCGGCGAGCAGCGCGTTTCTGAGCGGTTTTGCCGCGCGCCTCGACAACGAGCCGCACGTGCTGGCGCCCGCCGCCATGCCGGTTGCGCGTCGCTTGCTGGCGCTGCGCCGCCGCGTCGTGCCGGCGTTTGCCGTCGCGGCGGCAGCCGCCACGCTGACGTGGATCGTCGTGCCGCAACTGCAAGGTGTGCCGGGCGGTCCGGGCGCGGCGCAGCTGGCATCGGTTCAACATGGCGACGCACTGCAACGCGTGGCCATGGCGCCTGCGCCGACAGCTGCGGTCCAGCCGGTCGCGCAAGACGCCAACATCATTCGCGACGCCAGTCTCGACCAGTATCTGGAAGCTCATCAGCAATTCGCGCAACAACCGGTCATGCCGGGTTCGATGCCGCTGATTCGCGCTGCCGCTGTTTCTACGCAAGGCCAATAG
- the fabG gene encoding 3-oxoacyl-ACP reductase FabG encodes MEKTLDKQIAIVTGASRGIGRAIAMELARQGATVIGTATSESGAAAISEAFNAAGVNGRGAVLNVNDAAAAEALIDGTVKEFGALHVLVNNAGITQDQLAMRMKDDDWDAVVDTNLKSVFRLSRAVLRPMMKAKGGRIINITSVVGSAGNPGQINYAAAKAGVAGMTRALAREIGSRNITVNCVAPGFIDTDMTKTLPEEQQTALKTQIPLGRLGSPEDIAHAVAFLASPQAGYITGTTLHVNGGMYMS; translated from the coding sequence ATGGAAAAGACTCTCGACAAGCAGATCGCAATCGTCACCGGCGCTTCGCGCGGCATCGGCCGCGCGATCGCCATGGAACTGGCGCGCCAGGGCGCGACGGTGATCGGCACGGCGACTAGCGAAAGCGGCGCGGCCGCCATCAGCGAAGCGTTTAACGCAGCCGGCGTGAACGGTCGCGGTGCGGTACTCAACGTCAACGACGCGGCTGCGGCAGAAGCGCTGATCGACGGCACGGTGAAGGAATTCGGCGCGCTGCACGTGCTGGTGAACAACGCCGGCATCACGCAGGATCAACTCGCCATGCGCATGAAGGACGACGATTGGGACGCGGTGGTCGATACCAACCTCAAGTCGGTATTTCGCCTGTCGCGCGCCGTGCTGCGTCCCATGATGAAGGCGAAGGGCGGCCGCATCATCAACATCACGTCGGTGGTCGGCTCGGCCGGCAACCCTGGGCAGATCAATTACGCCGCCGCGAAAGCGGGCGTGGCGGGCATGACGCGCGCGCTCGCGCGCGAGATCGGCAGCCGCAACATCACGGTGAATTGCGTGGCGCCGGGCTTCATCGATACCGACATGACCAAAACCCTGCCGGAAGAGCAGCAAACGGCGCTGAAGACACAGATTCCGCTGGGCCGCCTCGGCAGCCCGGAAGATATCGCGCACGCCGTGGCGTTTCTGGCGTCGCCGCAAGCCGGCTATATCACCGGCACGACGCTGCATGTGAACGGCGGGATGTACATGTCGTAA
- a CDS encoding DegQ family serine endoprotease codes for MTTFSVRKFLAAAVVAACLPLVPHTASAASAANLPDFTDLVDKVGPAVVNIRTTTRVSNSGTRGGLPPGMDDGDMSEFFRRFFGIPLPQSPQSPGAPGSPRGGDNGGSGGSQDLPDNSDAEQNSGVGSGFILSADGYVMTNAHVIDDADTIYVTLTDKREFKAKLIGVDDRTDVAVVKISAANLPTITIGDSNKVRVGEWVVAIGSPFGLENTVTAGIVSAKGRDTGDYLPFIQTDVAVNPGNSGGPLINMQGEVIGINSQIYSRTGGFMGISFAIPIDEAMRVADQLKASGKVVRGRIAVAIGEVTKDVADSLGLPKAQGALVSSVEPGGPADKAGVQPGDIILKFNGHSVDTATDLPRMVGDTKPGTKSTITIWRKGQTRDLPVTIAEMQPDKSAKADQKKPQPPKQRATNALGVAVSDIPADQLKALKLRNGVQIDAADGPAARVGLQKGDIILRVGDTDITSAKQFDEVSSHLDPQKMVALLVRRGENTQFVPVRPRSVQK; via the coding sequence ATGACGACTTTCTCGGTGCGCAAATTCCTCGCGGCCGCGGTGGTAGCGGCTTGTTTGCCGCTCGTGCCGCATACGGCTTCGGCGGCATCGGCCGCCAATCTGCCCGATTTCACTGATCTGGTTGACAAGGTCGGCCCGGCGGTCGTCAACATTCGCACGACTACACGCGTGTCGAACAGCGGAACTCGCGGCGGTTTGCCGCCGGGCATGGACGACGGCGACATGTCGGAGTTTTTCCGGCGCTTCTTCGGCATTCCGTTGCCGCAGTCGCCGCAATCTCCTGGCGCGCCCGGTTCGCCACGTGGCGGCGACAACGGCGGCAGTGGCGGCAGTCAGGACTTGCCGGATAACAGCGATGCCGAGCAGAACAGCGGCGTCGGTTCCGGTTTCATTCTGTCGGCGGACGGCTACGTGATGACCAACGCGCACGTCATCGACGACGCGGACACCATTTACGTCACGCTCACCGACAAGCGCGAATTCAAAGCGAAGCTGATCGGCGTGGACGATCGGACCGACGTTGCCGTCGTGAAAATCAGCGCCGCCAATCTGCCGACCATCACGATCGGCGACTCGAATAAGGTGCGCGTGGGCGAATGGGTCGTGGCGATCGGCTCGCCGTTCGGTCTCGAGAACACGGTGACGGCCGGCATCGTCAGCGCCAAGGGGCGCGATACGGGCGACTACCTGCCGTTTATCCAGACCGACGTGGCTGTCAATCCGGGCAATTCGGGCGGTCCGCTGATCAATATGCAGGGCGAGGTGATCGGCATCAACTCGCAGATCTACAGTCGCACGGGCGGTTTCATGGGCATCTCGTTCGCGATTCCGATCGACGAGGCCATGCGTGTGGCCGATCAATTGAAGGCGTCGGGTAAGGTCGTGCGCGGCCGGATCGCGGTAGCGATCGGCGAAGTGACCAAAGACGTGGCCGACTCGCTTGGCCTGCCGAAGGCGCAGGGAGCGCTGGTTAGCAGCGTCGAACCGGGCGGCCCGGCGGATAAGGCCGGCGTGCAACCGGGCGACATCATCCTTAAGTTCAATGGCCATTCGGTCGATACGGCAACGGATCTGCCGCGCATGGTTGGCGACACCAAGCCGGGCACCAAGTCGACGATTACGATCTGGCGCAAAGGCCAGACGCGCGATCTGCCGGTGACGATCGCCGAAATGCAGCCGGATAAATCGGCCAAGGCGGATCAGAAGAAACCGCAGCCGCCGAAGCAGCGCGCCACCAACGCGCTGGGTGTGGCCGTCAGCGATATTCCTGCTGACCAACTGAAGGCGCTGAAACTGCGCAACGGCGTGCAGATCGACGCCGCGGACGGTCCCGCAGCGCGCGTCGGCTTGCAAAAGGGCGACATTATCCTGCGGGTAGGCGATACGGATATCACCAGCGCGAAGCAGTTCGACGAGGTGAGTTCGCACCTCGATCCGCAGAAGATGGTCGCGCTGCTGGTTCGCCGCGGCGAGAATACGCAGTTCGTGCCGGTCCGGCCACGCAGCGTGCAGAAATGA
- the rpoE gene encoding RNA polymerase sigma factor RpoE, producing MSEKEIDQVLVERVQKGDKAAFELLVSKYHRKILRLISRLVRDPAEVEDVAQDAFIKAYRALPQFRGESAFYTWLYRIAVNTAKNYLATQGRRAPTSTEADAEEAETFSDADQLRDINTPESMLMSKQIAETVNAAMAVLPEELRTAITLREIEGLSYEEIAEMMGCPIGTVRSRIFRAREAIAAKLRPLLDTPEGKRW from the coding sequence GTGAGCGAAAAAGAAATTGATCAGGTGCTGGTCGAGCGCGTTCAGAAGGGCGACAAGGCCGCGTTCGAGCTACTGGTCTCCAAATACCACCGCAAGATTCTCCGGCTGATCTCGCGCCTCGTGCGGGACCCCGCCGAGGTAGAAGACGTCGCGCAGGACGCCTTTATCAAGGCGTACCGGGCGTTGCCGCAGTTTCGCGGGGAATCGGCCTTTTATACGTGGTTGTACCGGATTGCCGTCAACACAGCAAAGAACTACCTTGCGACCCAAGGGCGGCGCGCGCCGACCTCGACCGAAGCAGATGCTGAAGAAGCTGAAACTTTCTCGGACGCGGACCAACTAAGGGATATCAACACGCCTGAGTCGATGTTGATGAGCAAGCAGATCGCTGAGACGGTCAATGCTGCGATGGCGGTTTTACCGGAAGAGTTGCGCACCGCCATTACTCTTCGTGAAATTGAAGGTTTGAGCTACGAGGAAATCGCTGAGATGATGGGTTGCCCGATTGGCACAGTCAGATCACGAATTTTCCGCGCTCGCGAAGCCATTGCGGCAAAATTGCGTCCGTTGCTTGACACACCTGAAGGCAAGCGCTGGTAA